The proteins below come from a single Faecalibaculum rodentium genomic window:
- a CDS encoding metallophosphoesterase, with amino-acid sequence MNRSVVVHALPELTDPEAKEIVISDIHGNLAVYQQLLKKCRYRHGVDRLILAGDLVEKGPENLALLRFVMEQVRTGNVWCLMGNCDFTAKNVLFSYRLQFLRSVITSRQSLIMEMAEALGIDPAGMEMDEFCHRIRQAFLPELQFLADLPHVLVSPDRIYAHAAIMDEEHFGSDFREVMTTPFFLHTDKRFSKPVVVGHMPVSEYRNRVIDFSPVFDPARNIWSIDGGNVVKRSGQLNAVIFQGRNVTTVSADDLEQAVVLKDTDPGVQIPFAMSWNHRDISVLDHAGEQSLVHSDWLRRSFWVPDAFVQSGSVSEYTNYRMPAQAGERVSVVLRCQDQVLVKHNSVLGWMEAEALALPESEDNDTEQEPAGM; translated from the coding sequence ATGAACCGGTCAGTTGTGGTTCATGCCTTGCCGGAGCTGACAGATCCGGAAGCCAAGGAGATCGTGATATCCGATATTCATGGCAATCTCGCGGTATATCAGCAGCTGCTGAAGAAATGCCGATATCGCCACGGGGTGGACCGGCTGATCCTGGCAGGTGATCTCGTGGAAAAAGGGCCGGAAAATCTGGCCCTTTTGCGCTTCGTCATGGAACAGGTGCGGACCGGAAATGTGTGGTGTCTGATGGGAAACTGTGATTTCACCGCCAAAAACGTGCTGTTTTCCTACCGGCTGCAGTTTCTGAGATCCGTCATCACATCACGGCAATCTCTGATCATGGAAATGGCAGAAGCACTGGGCATTGATCCTGCCGGAATGGAGATGGATGAATTCTGTCACAGGATCCGTCAGGCCTTCCTGCCGGAGCTGCAGTTTCTGGCGGATCTTCCGCATGTTCTTGTATCGCCTGACCGGATTTATGCCCATGCGGCCATCATGGATGAAGAGCACTTCGGATCGGACTTCCGGGAGGTCATGACCACACCGTTTTTCCTTCACACCGACAAGCGGTTCTCAAAACCCGTCGTGGTTGGTCACATGCCGGTTTCCGAATACCGGAACAGAGTGATCGACTTTTCTCCCGTTTTCGATCCGGCCCGGAACATCTGGTCAATCGATGGCGGGAATGTGGTGAAGAGATCCGGTCAGCTCAATGCAGTCATCTTTCAGGGCCGTAACGTCACGACCGTGTCGGCTGATGATCTGGAACAGGCAGTCGTGTTGAAGGACACAGATCCCGGGGTGCAGATTCCCTTCGCCATGAGCTGGAATCACCGGGACATCTCGGTCCTGGATCATGCGGGAGAACAGTCGCTGGTGCATTCTGACTGGCTGCGGCGATCCTTCTGGGTCCCGGATGCATTTGTGCAGTCCGGTTCGGTCAGCGAATACACCAATTACCGGATGCCGGCGCAGGCAGGTGAACGGGTTTCTGTTGTCCTTCGCTGTCAGGACCAGGTCCTGGTCAAACACAACAGCGTTCTTGGCTGGATGGAGGCAGAGGCGCTGGCCCTGCCTGAATCAGAGGATAACGATACAGAACAGGAACCGGCCGGCATGTAA
- a CDS encoding electron transfer flavoprotein subunit alpha/FixB family protein — MAKFDGYKDIYVFVEQKDGNIADVGYELISEARKLVASMPEMGFNVVGVLLGSGIKDKAGEVIAHGADKVIVVDDPLLKDYNTQFYADALTQVVNEFKPDSFLTGATVEGRDLAPRVAARLNAGLTADATKIAIDLDKVKDGEALLLVTRPTFGGNLFGTIVCPNTRPQMATIRPKVFDMAPVDETRTGEVIEFAPKWETTEPEVTILEVEPKLAEGIDITKADILIGAGRGAEGSLDYLNEVAKELGGEVCATRAVVEDGFADKAVQVGQTGKTVRPTLYIACGISGAVQHVAGMEKSDFIIAINRDPEAEIFKIANLGYVGKIEEVMPLLVEEIKKAKAA, encoded by the coding sequence ATGGCTAAATTTGATGGATACAAGGACATTTATGTCTTTGTCGAACAGAAAGACGGAAACATTGCGGATGTCGGATACGAACTGATTTCCGAAGCCCGCAAGCTCGTGGCCAGCATGCCGGAAATGGGATTCAACGTGGTTGGTGTGCTGCTGGGCAGCGGCATCAAGGATAAGGCCGGGGAAGTCATTGCCCATGGTGCTGACAAGGTCATCGTCGTGGACGATCCCCTGCTGAAGGACTACAACACACAGTTCTATGCAGATGCGCTTACACAGGTCGTCAACGAATTCAAGCCTGACAGCTTCCTGACCGGTGCCACAGTGGAAGGCCGCGACCTGGCTCCCCGTGTGGCTGCCCGTCTGAATGCAGGTCTGACTGCGGATGCCACGAAGATTGCCATCGACCTGGACAAAGTGAAGGATGGCGAAGCCCTGCTGCTGGTGACCCGTCCCACATTCGGCGGCAACCTGTTTGGCACGATCGTCTGCCCGAACACCCGTCCGCAGATGGCGACCATCCGTCCGAAAGTATTCGACATGGCACCCGTGGATGAAACCCGTACAGGCGAAGTCATCGAGTTCGCACCGAAGTGGGAAACCACAGAGCCGGAAGTCACCATCCTGGAAGTGGAACCCAAACTGGCAGAAGGAATTGACATCACCAAGGCAGATATCCTGATCGGTGCCGGCCGTGGTGCGGAAGGCAGCCTCGACTACCTGAACGAAGTCGCAAAGGAACTGGGCGGTGAAGTCTGCGCCACCCGTGCCGTCGTGGAAGACGGTTTCGCAGACAAGGCTGTACAGGTTGGCCAGACCGGCAAGACGGTTCGTCCGACTCTGTACATCGCATGCGGTATTTCCGGTGCCGTTCAGCATGTGGCCGGTATGGAAAAATCCGACTTCATCATCGCAATCAACCGTGACCCGGAAGCAGAAATCTTCAAGATTGCCAACCTTGGCTATGTAGGCAAGATCGAAGAAGTCATGCCGCTGCTGGTGGAAGAAATCAAAAAGGCGAAAGCCGCATAA
- a CDS encoding threonine aldolase family protein, whose translation MLFFRNDYGQGCTSRILELLAQANEADNPGYGTDQYCQRARELLASRMPDHDPVIHFLVGGTIVNLTVLRHILRPYEGVYSPDTGHIAVHETGSVEATGHKVITVPNASGKITPAALRKAHSQFQLIFEHMVMPRAVYISNATELGTVYTRKELEDLRAICDEFQLYLIMDGARLGNALESGVDYDLNDLAGWCDAFTIGATKNGALFGEALVIMNRKLQPYFRFTEKQSGAMLAKGWLLGLQFIGLFEDDAWFENARHANELAMTIQNRVKELGYPLLLTSETNQIFVVVTQQEYEYLSTRVDFEIWEQWNDDIIVRFVTSWHTTQEEAEYLCVYLEEARNQDSLPEPEED comes from the coding sequence ATGCTGTTTTTTCGAAACGACTATGGACAGGGCTGTACCAGCCGCATCCTGGAGCTTCTGGCACAGGCGAATGAAGCCGACAACCCTGGCTATGGAACGGATCAGTACTGCCAGAGAGCCCGGGAACTGCTGGCTTCCCGGATGCCGGATCATGATCCGGTCATTCATTTTCTGGTTGGGGGCACCATTGTCAACCTGACTGTCCTGCGTCATATCCTGAGACCGTATGAAGGCGTTTACAGTCCGGATACGGGGCATATTGCCGTGCATGAAACCGGGTCGGTGGAGGCGACGGGTCACAAAGTCATTACCGTGCCCAATGCCTCCGGAAAAATCACACCGGCCGCCCTGCGCAAGGCTCACAGTCAGTTCCAGCTGATATTTGAACACATGGTCATGCCCAGAGCTGTCTATATTTCCAATGCCACGGAACTGGGCACCGTGTATACCAGAAAAGAACTGGAGGATCTGCGGGCCATCTGCGATGAGTTCCAGCTGTACCTCATCATGGATGGCGCTAGGCTTGGCAACGCACTGGAATCCGGTGTGGATTATGACCTGAATGACCTGGCGGGATGGTGCGATGCCTTCACGATCGGGGCCACCAAGAACGGTGCGCTGTTTGGAGAAGCGCTGGTGATCATGAACCGGAAACTGCAGCCATATTTCCGTTTTACTGAAAAGCAGAGCGGTGCCATGCTGGCCAAGGGATGGCTGCTGGGTCTTCAATTCATCGGCCTGTTCGAAGACGATGCCTGGTTTGAAAATGCCCGGCATGCCAATGAACTGGCCATGACCATTCAGAACCGTGTCAAGGAACTGGGCTATCCACTGCTGCTGACCAGCGAAACCAACCAGATTTTTGTGGTCGTCACGCAGCAGGAATATGAATATCTGTCCACCAGGGTTGATTTCGAAATCTGGGAGCAGTGGAATGATGATATCATAGTGCGGTTTGTGACCAGCTGGCACACGACGCAGGAAGAAGCGGAGTATCTTTGTGTCTACCTGGAGGAAGCCCGCAACCAGGATTCCCTCCCGGAACCGGAAGAAGACTGA
- a CDS encoding 3-hydroxyacyl-CoA dehydrogenase family protein translates to MTRKVGVVGAGTMGQGIANAFASAGNDVTVVDVKKEWAENGVNKIFAGKDKLVAKGKITQEAADAAKANLKAGEYEDLADCDLIVEAVLEQMPVKKDLFKKLDEIVKEDAIFGTNTSSLSVTEIANGIKHPVIGMHFFNPADRMKLVEVISGANTPDEVKETIKEISKEIGKTPVEVNEGPGFVVNRILIPMVNEASVILQEGIASTEDIDTAMQLGANHPMGPLALGDLIGLDVVLAIMDVLYHETGDSKYRASTLLRKMVRAGKLGRKTGEGFYNYKK, encoded by the coding sequence ATGACAAGAAAAGTAGGCGTAGTCGGTGCCGGCACAATGGGCCAGGGCATCGCGAATGCATTCGCATCTGCAGGCAACGATGTAACGGTTGTGGATGTCAAGAAGGAATGGGCTGAAAACGGCGTCAACAAAATCTTTGCAGGCAAGGACAAACTCGTGGCCAAGGGAAAAATCACCCAGGAAGCTGCCGATGCAGCGAAAGCGAACCTGAAGGCCGGTGAATACGAAGACCTGGCTGACTGCGATCTGATCGTCGAAGCCGTGCTGGAACAGATGCCTGTCAAGAAAGACCTGTTCAAGAAACTGGACGAAATCGTGAAGGAAGATGCCATTTTCGGCACAAACACCTCCAGTCTGTCCGTAACGGAAATCGCCAACGGCATCAAGCACCCCGTGATCGGCATGCACTTCTTCAACCCGGCTGACCGGATGAAACTGGTGGAAGTCATTTCCGGTGCCAACACGCCGGATGAAGTGAAGGAAACCATCAAGGAAATCTCCAAAGAGATTGGCAAGACACCGGTCGAAGTCAACGAAGGACCCGGCTTCGTGGTAAACCGCATCCTGATCCCGATGGTCAACGAAGCATCTGTCATCCTGCAGGAAGGCATCGCCTCCACAGAGGATATTGACACAGCCATGCAGCTGGGTGCCAACCACCCGATGGGCCCCCTGGCTCTGGGTGACCTGATCGGACTGGATGTTGTTCTGGCCATCATGGATGTCCTGTATCACGAAACCGGTGACTCCAAGTACCGTGCCAGCACACTGCTGCGCAAAATGGTCCGTGCCGGCAAGCTCGGACGCAAAACCGGAGAAGGCTTCTATAACTACAAGAAGTAG
- a CDS encoding acyl CoA:acetate/3-ketoacid CoA transferase, with translation MSKVITPEEAALLVKDGDRIVMSGFIGMCHPQELTYALEDRFLKTGAPKDLDLFFPTNVGDGTDKLGMNHLAHEGLLRSIVGGHCNLVPALQKLVTENKVKAWNLPIGTLAQLLREIAAKRPGVITKIGLNTFVDPRLQGGKMNDITDEDLVELMEIDGEEYLRYKPFKQINVGFIRGTYADENGNLTMDKEAAFLEALPMAEAVKNTGGIVIAQVEDIVQNGTLDPKDVKVPGIMVDYVVKGTPANHWQTYMDPYKPEFSGQIKKPLDALTPMPLNARKVISRRAAMELVPNAILNLGIGIPEGVANVANEEGISGLKMTVEAGNIGGVPASGVGFGAATNPEATVDSPALFDFYDGGGLDEAFLGLAECDRNGNINVSRFGPKIAGCGGFINITQSTPVVVFCGTFTAKGLKEEFGNGTLTIVNEGQVKKFKNDVEQITFSAEYAKKSGQKVMYITERAVFELRDGVFTLTEIAPGIDLQKDVLDQMDFVPVVADDLKIMDERIFMDKPMGLSSKS, from the coding sequence ATGAGCAAGGTCATAACGCCGGAAGAGGCAGCGCTGCTGGTCAAGGACGGTGACCGCATCGTCATGAGCGGTTTCATTGGCATGTGTCATCCACAGGAGCTGACATATGCACTGGAGGACCGGTTCCTGAAAACCGGTGCCCCGAAAGACCTGGATCTGTTTTTCCCCACCAATGTGGGTGACGGTACAGACAAACTGGGAATGAATCACCTGGCCCATGAAGGACTGCTTCGCAGCATCGTGGGCGGCCACTGTAACCTGGTGCCGGCTTTGCAGAAACTGGTTACGGAAAACAAGGTCAAGGCCTGGAACCTGCCCATCGGGACACTGGCTCAGCTGCTGCGGGAAATTGCCGCAAAGCGTCCGGGTGTAATCACAAAAATCGGCCTGAACACCTTCGTGGATCCGCGTCTGCAGGGTGGAAAGATGAATGACATCACCGACGAGGATCTGGTGGAGCTCATGGAAATCGACGGGGAAGAGTATCTTCGCTACAAGCCCTTCAAACAGATCAACGTCGGATTCATCCGCGGGACATATGCAGATGAAAACGGCAACCTCACCATGGACAAGGAAGCCGCGTTCCTGGAAGCCCTGCCGATGGCCGAAGCCGTGAAGAACACCGGCGGCATTGTCATTGCCCAGGTGGAAGACATTGTGCAGAACGGCACGCTGGATCCCAAGGACGTGAAGGTGCCTGGCATCATGGTGGATTATGTGGTCAAGGGAACACCCGCCAACCACTGGCAGACCTACATGGATCCCTACAAGCCGGAATTCTCCGGGCAGATCAAAAAACCGCTGGATGCACTGACACCCATGCCGCTGAATGCGCGAAAGGTCATCAGCCGCCGTGCAGCCATGGAACTGGTTCCTAATGCCATACTGAACCTGGGCATCGGCATTCCCGAAGGGGTCGCCAATGTCGCCAATGAAGAAGGCATTTCCGGTCTGAAAATGACAGTGGAAGCCGGCAACATCGGCGGAGTTCCGGCCAGCGGTGTCGGGTTTGGTGCTGCCACCAACCCGGAAGCCACCGTGGATTCGCCGGCCCTGTTTGACTTCTATGATGGCGGCGGACTGGATGAAGCGTTCCTGGGCCTGGCAGAATGCGACCGTAACGGCAACATCAACGTGTCCCGGTTTGGACCCAAAATTGCCGGCTGCGGCGGGTTCATCAACATCACGCAGTCCACGCCGGTCGTGGTTTTCTGCGGAACCTTCACAGCAAAGGGACTGAAGGAAGAATTCGGCAATGGCACACTCACCATTGTCAACGAGGGCCAGGTCAAGAAATTCAAGAACGATGTGGAACAGATCACGTTCTCGGCGGAATATGCAAAGAAATCCGGTCAGAAGGTCATGTACATCACCGAACGCGCTGTCTTTGAGCTCCGGGATGGCGTCTTCACCCTGACGGAAATTGCACCGGGCATCGATCTGCAAAAGGACGTCCTGGACCAGATGGACTTCGTTCCGGTAGTGGCAGATGACCTGAAGATCATGGATGAGCGGATTTTCATGGACAAACCCATGGGGCTGAGCAGCAAGTCCTGA
- a CDS encoding enoyl-CoA hydratase-related protein, with the protein MENVILEKNGHVSKITINRPKALNALSTDVLKDLEEAVNTVKNDDDTYCLIITGAGDKSFVAGADIAEMKDKTVEEAAEYGAYGNKIFREIETLHCPVIAAVNGFALGGGCELAMSCDIRVAADNAVFGQPEVGLGITPGFGGTQRLARLVPAGIAKEMIFTARNIKADKAEKIGLVNAVVPAEELMATVEKMAAGIAKNAPIAVAQAKKAINNGLNGTIDEGIAEEVKDFSDCFATEDQTYGMDCFLNKVRDKQFSNK; encoded by the coding sequence ATGGAAAACGTAATTCTCGAAAAGAACGGACATGTATCCAAGATCACGATCAACCGTCCGAAAGCCCTGAACGCTCTGTCCACAGACGTTCTGAAAGACCTGGAAGAAGCGGTCAACACAGTCAAAAATGACGACGATACCTATTGCCTGATCATCACAGGTGCCGGAGACAAGTCCTTTGTGGCCGGGGCTGACATCGCCGAAATGAAGGACAAAACAGTGGAAGAAGCTGCGGAATACGGTGCATACGGAAACAAGATTTTCCGTGAAATCGAAACTCTGCACTGCCCGGTCATCGCTGCAGTGAACGGTTTCGCCCTGGGTGGGGGCTGTGAACTGGCCATGTCCTGCGACATCCGTGTGGCAGCCGACAACGCAGTCTTCGGTCAGCCGGAAGTGGGCCTGGGCATCACGCCGGGATTCGGCGGTACACAGCGTCTGGCGCGTCTGGTTCCGGCTGGCATTGCCAAGGAAATGATCTTCACGGCCCGCAACATCAAGGCGGACAAAGCGGAAAAAATCGGCCTGGTCAACGCCGTGGTTCCGGCGGAAGAACTCATGGCGACTGTGGAAAAAATGGCGGCCGGCATTGCCAAAAATGCACCGATCGCTGTCGCACAGGCGAAGAAAGCCATCAACAACGGTCTGAATGGCACGATCGACGAAGGCATTGCGGAAGAAGTGAAGGATTTCTCCGACTGCTTCGCAACGGAAGACCAGACATACGGCATGGACTGCTTCCTGAACAAAGTCAGGGACAAGCAGTTCTCCAACAAGTAA
- a CDS encoding electron transfer flavoprotein subunit beta/FixA family protein: MNIVVLAKQVPDSTEITVDKNTGTLVRDGVPSIINPDDLAGLEAALELKDKNPDVKVTVLSMGPPQAAGMLQECIARGADGAVLLTDRRLGGADTCATSRTLAAALKKIGFDLIIAGRQAIDGDTAQVGPQTAERLGIPQITYVDEILELTPEKVKVRKQLEDEEQVLECTMPAVLTTLSGMNKPRYMNCVDIVDSFNKPVQTMTFDDLDLPLEVVGLAGSPTKVHATFTKEVSAKTETFDLPAAETAEKIAAALKEKQLIKK; encoded by the coding sequence ATGAATATCGTAGTACTGGCTAAACAGGTACCGGATTCAACTGAAATCACGGTAGACAAAAATACAGGAACTCTGGTCCGCGACGGCGTGCCTTCCATCATCAACCCGGATGACCTGGCCGGCCTGGAAGCAGCTCTGGAACTGAAGGACAAAAACCCCGATGTCAAAGTCACGGTCCTGTCCATGGGTCCCCCGCAGGCTGCCGGCATGCTCCAGGAATGCATTGCCCGCGGTGCTGACGGAGCTGTTCTCCTGACAGACCGCCGCCTGGGTGGTGCCGATACATGCGCCACCAGCCGCACACTGGCTGCAGCCCTGAAGAAAATCGGCTTTGACCTGATCATCGCCGGCCGTCAGGCAATCGATGGCGATACGGCACAGGTTGGACCGCAGACCGCAGAACGCCTGGGCATTCCACAGATCACCTATGTGGATGAAATCCTGGAACTGACGCCGGAAAAGGTGAAAGTCCGCAAGCAGCTGGAAGACGAGGAGCAGGTCCTGGAATGCACCATGCCTGCTGTCCTGACCACGCTGTCCGGCATGAACAAACCGCGTTACATGAACTGTGTGGACATCGTGGATTCCTTCAACAAGCCCGTGCAGACCATGACATTCGATGATCTGGACCTGCCGCTGGAAGTGGTCGGCCTGGCCGGATCTCCCACAAAAGTTCATGCCACATTCACCAAGGAAGTATCCGCCAAGACAGAGACATTCGATCTGCCCGCTGCGGAGACTGCTGAAAAGATTGCAGCTGCCCTGAAAGAAAAGCAGCTGATCAAGAAGTAG